GGCACTATGGGCGCTGCCTAGTTAGAGAAACGAACTTTCTCTAACACTCCCATATTCTCTAATCGATCAAGTTCTTGCTCAATAGCCCTCTTAATTGCATGTGGCACTGGTCTAAGCTTATGAAATTTGGGTACAGCTCCGGGTTCAACAAAAAATTGAGCCTTTGCGCCCTTCAGTGTTCCCAGTTCATCCTTAGATGCTTCTGGACGTTTATCTAATACACTATCAAGTTCATTACTTATCTTCTTGATTGTAGGCCAAATGAGCCTAATCTTGGAAAGCCAATTACGTCCAAACAGACTCGGACCGCTTCCTTTGATGATTTGTAATGGCAACCTCTCGGTTTGGCCTTCGTACTCAACATCAACCATTGCTTTGCTGAGGACTGTCAGTGGTTCCCTGAGTAAGTTGACAGTCTCGCGCTCGATTGTTGGAGTGTTGTGGTTGGACACGCCTCTTTCCACGTTTCTTCTGACATCACAGACAGGGTCGCTCCAGTGTCCAGTTCCATCGGGATCTTTGAGTCATTCATCTTGATGTGAATTAGGATTGCTGGTTCAGCTGTTTCGTCCTCCACTTTGAAAATGCTGAAGTTTCCCGCTACGCCTTGCTCGTCTTCCAAGCAACATACTGGGTAGGAGTTCTTAGAGACATTTCCTCTCTCTGGTTTGGCAGCTCCCTTTTTTCTGCAAACCTTTTGGATATGTCCCTTGCATTGACAGAAATGACACGTTTGATCCTTAAACTTGCACGTTTGTGGTGCGTGGTTTCCACCTCAACGGAAACACGATTTCTGCTCTCTTGGCTTTCTGCCTTACTTGTTCTGCGTACGTGCTGGTAGCACATTAATGTTTGAGGGCGGTGCCACTGGTCCGAAATGGTTTGCCTGCTTTTCTGCTGATTCCATGGCTATGGCCGTATCAAGGGCCTTTTTCCAAGTTAGTTCGGTCTCAGTTAGCAGCCTCTTTTGGATTTGCCTGTTTCGCAATCCACAGACAAATCTGTCCCTTAATGCTTGCTCAAGGAATCCTCCGAACTCGCAACGTTCCGAACACTGTTTTAGTGCTGCGGCGTAGTCCGCCATTCCTTCCCCTTTTTCTTGATCACGCTTGTGAAAGTGAAAACGCTCCGCAATAATTATTGGTTTCCGTTGGAAATGGTTGCTCAACGTTTCCAACAGTTCTGCAAGCTTGAATTCTGAAGGCTTTGCTGGGGCCTTTAAGTCCCTCAGTAGGTTGTAGCCGTTGCTCCCTACGCTCGTCAAGAAAACTGCTACAATCCTCTTTTCGTCTTTGAACTCGTTCGCTTTAACGTACTGCTCAAATCGCTCAGAATACGAACTCTAGTCCTCCTTAGCTGGGTCATAGGATTCTATCGATCCTATGGTAGTCATCCTCGTCGCCAGTTGTCGTGTTCTTAACGAGTAAAACTACAAGAGGCAAGTTGTTTCAATCAACTTCTTTATTCAACTCGCTACTTACAGGATATACTTACAATGATATAGAGTTAAATTAATGATCACGTGATTACATACAATCCAATAAGCATACACCTAACAGCAGATGTTACATCAACACAACAATAGTGACCTGTCGTCGCCTTTCTActatgaaatgtttttctcaatCTTTCGTTATCAGAAGTTTGTAGCAAGAAAGCATCAGTTTTTGTGCCCGGAATTGTATCGAGAGACGACTAATTTTGTCAACGGAATGATCGCCAAATAGTCATAAGGAActaaaatgaccctgggctcgagattgctGCGGGAGTCGCTTCTTGGCTCTGTTTGACTCCGTCACGTGCACTCCCTGAAATCTAAATTAAGAAGTTCATTCTGGATCATCGTAGCGCAGCTGAACAGAGACACTTTTTTCCTTGTTGGATTTGAGAGAGCAGTGAAATTACGGGGAGATTTGAGTACAAACAAAAAGGCAGCAAGTACTGTTTTCTTCTGACTGCGAAGAGCTGGACCGAGGTTACCAGAATGCACTTTGATCCATCACTGGCGGGAAAATTCTTATATCGAACGCGGGTAAAAGAGTTCTGAGTTCGAAGCTGGAGGAAATCGGTATATTTTATTTCTGTAGCTTCCTCTAAAAGCCAGCATGCCGGCTGATCGAAAGCCTATGCGATTTGC
The sequence above is a segment of the Pocillopora verrucosa isolate sample1 chromosome 13, ASM3666991v2, whole genome shotgun sequence genome. Coding sequences within it:
- the LOC131790163 gene encoding uncharacterized protein, whose translation is MADYAAALKQCSERCEFGGFLEQALRDRFVCGLRNRQIQKRLLTETELTWKKALDTAIAMESAEKQANHFGPVAPPSNINVLPAHPDGTGHWSDPVCDVRRNVERGVSNHNTPTIERETVNLLREPLTVLSKAMVDVEYEGQTERLPLQIIKGSGPSLFGRNWLSKIRLIWPTIKKISNELDSVLDKRPEASKDELGTLKGAKAQFFVEPGAVPKFHKLRPVPHAIKRAIEQELDRLENMGVLEKVRFSN